Proteins encoded by one window of Anguilla rostrata isolate EN2019 chromosome 9, ASM1855537v3, whole genome shotgun sequence:
- the trpv1 gene encoding transient receptor potential cation channel subfamily V member 1 has protein sequence MSKFNVTEKAPFSLEMDDRTKPEKSHGGKNDRLSSALGMGGSEKEPAPMDSNYQEDLADTKPKIRFNLNFDKSVRESAGNKDRRETKKFDIKQLFEAAASGDVAHLQGLHDYLHRTMKHLTNSEYQEKNGKNVLLKALLNLKNGRNDTIEYLLDIAEKMGDLDKFVNAAYTDNFYKGQSALHIAIERRSSYFVRLLVQKGADVHAKACGKFFQKNKGAFFYFGELPLSLAACTNQLDIVKFLMDNPYQKVRITETDSMGNMVLHALVMIADNSPENTEFVNMMYDEILTCAAKLHPKTKLEDIENHQGLTPIKLAAKTGKIGMFKHMMQREFQDAESKHLSRKFTEWVYGPVHCSLYDLASIDTFENNSVLEIIVYGSEIPNRHEMLDVGPLARLLDEKWNRFGKWIFNFNFFVYLVYLIIFSLVSYNRQEQKPLLTLEHTPFGYLLLTGQVISAVGALFLFIKGIVEFKRKPMTLQALLSDGYSDLLFFLQAILFFITAALYLSGKQVYVSCLVVCLALSWVNLLYFSRGCRSLGIYSVMIQKMILSEIFRFLLVYMVFLFGFSAAVVTLLDEPVHKEGRFAFVADPADGEKELCKKPTFKSIQFALLELFKFTIGMGDLEFTETYSNKVVFYILLITYILLTYILLLNMLIALMNKKAEDISKESTSIWKLQRAITTLDVERTLPLCLKHKLRSGVQKQLGGTAGEDKRWCLRVEEVNWNKWNTDLGIVSEDPGRCDFRNLSRPERGYGWRQTLRHLSRRSPHQRDLEMTPMTTSVTHEGTTVYHMPP, from the exons ATGAGCAAGTTTAACGTCACAGAGAAGGCGCCCTTCTCCCTGGAGATGGACGACAGGACCAAACCGGAGAAGTCGCACGGCGGCAAGAATGACCGGCTGTCCTCGGCTCTTGGCATGGGCGGCTCGGAGAAGGAGCCGGCCCCCATGGACTCCAACTATCAGGAGGACTTGGCAGACACAAAGCCAAAAATCAGATTCAATTTGAACTTTGACAA GTCTGTCAGAGAATCTGCGGGGAACAAAGACCGCCGGGAAACCAAGAAATTTGACATTAAGCAGCTGTTTGAAGCAGCAGCGAGTGGAGACGTCGCCCATCTTCAGGGGTTACACGACTATCTGCATCGGACGATGAAACACCTCACCAATTCAGAAT atcaagaaaaaaatggtaaaaatgtgtTACTGAAAGCTCTTCTAAACCTGAAGAATGGTAGAAATGACACCATAGAATATCTCCTTGACATTGCAGAGAAGATGGGAGATTTAGACAAGTTTGTCAATGCTGCCTACACAGACAACTTTTATAAAG GCCAGTCAGCCCTTCATATTGCGATTGAAAGAAGGAGCTCCTACTTTGTGCGACTGCTTGTCCAAAAAGGAGCTGATGTCCATGCCAAAGCTTGCGGGAAATTCTTCCAGAAAAATAAAGGAGCGTTCTTTTATTTTG GTGAGTTGCCATTATCACTGGCAGCCTGCACCAATCAGCTGGACATTGTGAAATTCCTCATGGACAACCCCTATCAGAAAGTGCGCATCACAGAGACAGACTCCATGGGCAACATGGTGCTGCATGCTCTGGTCATGATCGCGGACAACAGCCCCGAGAACACCGAATTTGTCAACATGATGTACGACGAGATCCTCACCTGTGCAGCAAAGCTCCACCCCAAAACCAAACTGGAGGACATTGAAAACCACCAAGGTTTGACTCCCATAAAGCTGGCAGCCAAGACTGGAAAGATTGGG ATGTTTAAGCACATGATGCAGCGCGAGTTCCAGGATGCAGAGAGTAAACACTTGTCCCGCAAGTTCACCGAGTGGGTCTATGGGCCCGTGCACTGCTCCCTATATGACCTCGCCTCCATCGACACCTTCGAAAACAATTCCGTGCTGGAGATCATTGTATATGGCAGCGAAATTCCG AATCGCCATGAAATGCTTGATGTTGGACCTCTTGCCAGATTGCTTGATGAAAAGTGGAACAGGTTTGGCAAATGGATATTCAACTTCAATTTCTTTGTTTATCTGGTGTACCTGATTATCTTCAGCCTGGTATCTTACAACAGACAGGAGCAAAAG CCACTGCTTACCTTGGAGCATACCCCCTTCGGCTACCTGTTGCTGACCGGCCAGGTCATCTCGGCAGTGGGAGCCCTGTTTCTCTTCATCAAAGga ATCGTGGAATTCAAGCGGAAGCCTATGACGCTGCAAGCTTTGCTGTCAGATGGATACAGTGACCTTCTCTT TTTCCTGCAGGCAATTCTCTTCTTCATCACGGCAGCGTTGTACCTCTCTGGGAAGCAGGTGTATGTGTCCTGTCTGGTGGTGTGTCTGGCCCTCAGCTGGGTGAACCTCCTCTACTTCTCCAGGGGATGCAGGTCCTTGGGCATCTACAGCGTAATGATTCAGAAG ATGATTCTCAGTGAGATTTTTCGCTTTCTCCTTGTCTACATGGTCTTCCTCTTTGGATTTTCTGCAG CTGTGGTGACACTGCTAGATGAGCCTGTCCATAAAGAGGGGCGGTTTGCTTTCGTCGCTGACCCTGCCGATGGGGAAAAAGAGTTATGCAAGAAGCCCACCTTCAAGAGCATCCAGTTTGCCCTTTTGGAGCTGTTCAAGTTCACCATTGGGATGGGTGACCTGGAGTTCACCGAAACATACAGCAACAAGGTGGTGTTCTACATCCTGCTCATCACCTACATCCTGCTCACCTACATCCTCCTGCTGAACATGCTGATCGCACTCATGAACAAGAAGGCAGAGGACATATCCAAGGAGAGCACTAGCATCTGGAAACTGCAG agggcCATCACCACCCTGGACGTGGAGCGGACCTTGCCCCTCTGTCTGAAGCACAAACTGCGGTCAGGGGTGCAGAAGCAGCTGGGTGGGACGGCCGGAGAGGACAAGCGCTGGTGTTTGAG AGTAGAGGAAGTGAACTGGAACAAATGGAACACTGACCTCGGCATCGTCAGTGAGGACCCTGGGAGGTGTGATTTCAGGAACCTCTCCCGTCCGGAAAGAG GGTATGGCTGGCGACAAACTCTGAGACACTTAAGTAGGAGGTCACCACATCAGCGCGACCTCGAGATGACCCCCATGACAACCAGCGTAACTCATGAGGGTACAACTGTGTACCATATGCCGCCCTGA
- the shpk gene encoding sedoheptulokinase isoform X2, whose product MAKEQEPERIIDTVNQCIAALPRDKLRNVTKIGVSGQMHGVMFWKARTGCSWGRRDAVHVFWPRETSRLITWQDGRCSGNFLSSLPQPGSHLSVATGFGCATIFWHVRHRSEFLAEFTAAGTIHDYVVAMLCGLDKCLMSTQNAASWGYFNTSSHQWNLDILKDSGFPVHLLPDPVKSGCCAGLTCSEWHGIPSQTPVGVALGDFQCSVYSCMADRTSAVLNISTSAQLTFAMPDGFEPPATPDPYSPVSYFPYFDGTYLAVAASLNGGNVMATFVEMLTAWMKELGTDVDDDSALYSRLIKAALDQESSDLKVSPTIFGERHNTGCLGQVCNISASNISAGHVTRALCRGIMDNLASMLPPEALLQSGVKQIMGSGSALSRNEVLRQEAVRAFPLPVLFGKDVDSAVGAAMIMIDRS is encoded by the exons GCTAAGGAACAGGAACCCGAGCGAATAATAGACACTGTAAATCAGTGCATTGCTGCTTTACCAAGAGACAAACTCCGAAACGTCACCAAGATTGGGGTGTCTGGACAAATGCATGGGGTCATGTTTTGGAAAGCAAGAACAG GCTGCAGTTGGGGGAGAAGGGATGCCGTTCACGTGTTCTGGCCCAGAGAGACGAGTCGACTGATCACGTGGCAGGATGGGCGATGCAGCGGTAACTTCCTGTCTTCGCTGCCGCAGCCCGGTTCTCACCTCAGTGTGGCCACTGGCTTTGGCTGTGCCACCATCTTCTGGCATGTCAGGCACAG GTCTGAGTTTCTGGCCGAATTTACTGCAGCAGGGACTATTCATGACTACGTGGTCGCTATGCTGTGTGGCTTGGACAAGTGCCTCATGTCCACCCAGAACGCTGCTAGCTGGGGATACTTCAACACCAGCTCCCACCAATGGAACTTGGACAT TCTGAAGGATTCTGGCTTCCCTGTGCATCTGCTCCCTGACCCAGTGAAGTCTGGTTGCTGTGCAGGGCTGACCTGCTCTGAGTGGCACGGGATCCCCTCACAGACCCCCGTGGGAGTGGCCCTGGGGGACTTCCAGTGTTCCGTGTACTCCTGCATGGCCGACAGGACCAGCGCAG TCCTGAACATCAGCACCTCTGCCCAGCTGACCTTTGCCATGCCAGATGGCTTTGAGCCCCCCGCCACCCCGGACCCCTACTCTCCCGTGTCCTACTTCCCTTATTTCGATGGCACTTACCTCGCCGTAGCAGCGTCGCTCAATGGGGGCAACGTAATGGCCACCTTTGTGGAAATGCTGACCGCTTGGATGAAAGAACTCG GAACGGACGTCGACGACGACAGCGCCCTCTACTCCCGGCTGATCAAAGCTGCTTTAGATCAGGAGAGCAGCGACCTGAAGGTGAGCCCGACGATTTTCGGCGAGAGGCACAACACCGGCTGCCTGGGTCAGGTGTGCAACATCTCTGCCTCCAACATCTCGgccggtcatgtgaccagggCGTTGTGTCGTGGAATCATGGACAACCTAGCCTCCATGCTGCCCCCCGAGGCCCTCCTGCAGTCCGGGGTGAAGCAGATCATGGGAAGCGGGAGCGCTCTCTCCCGAAACGAGGTGCTTCGACAGGAAGCAGTGAGGGCCTTTCCCCTGCCCGTGCTGTTTGGTAAAGATGTGGATTCAGCAGTTGGCGCTGCCATGATCATGATTGACAGAAGCTGA